From the genome of Chania multitudinisentens RB-25, one region includes:
- a CDS encoding class II glutamine amidotransferase, giving the protein MCELLGMSANVPTDICFSFTGLVQRGGGTGPHKDGWGITFYEGNGCRTFKDPKPSFNSPIARLVQEYPIKSCAVVSHIRQANRGEVALENTHPFTRELWGRNWTYAHNGQLKGYRQLPTGNFRPVGQTDSEYAFCWLLHQLALKYPRTPSNWPAVFRYIASLAGQLRQKGVFNMLLSDGRFVMAYCSTNLYWITRRAPFGKATLLDQDVEIDFQRQTTPDDVVTVIATQPLTGNETWHKIAPGEFGLFYYGERLALGERVSVKR; this is encoded by the coding sequence ATGTGTGAACTGCTCGGGATGAGTGCAAACGTGCCAACCGATATCTGCTTTAGTTTTACCGGGCTGGTTCAGCGCGGTGGCGGTACAGGGCCACATAAAGATGGCTGGGGCATTACCTTCTATGAAGGGAATGGCTGCCGTACATTCAAAGATCCTAAGCCGAGTTTCAATTCACCGATCGCCCGTTTGGTGCAGGAATACCCGATCAAGTCCTGCGCGGTGGTTTCTCATATTCGCCAGGCTAACCGTGGTGAAGTGGCGCTGGAAAATACGCATCCGTTTACCCGTGAGCTGTGGGGGCGCAACTGGACGTATGCTCATAACGGCCAACTTAAAGGATATCGCCAATTACCTACTGGCAATTTTCGCCCAGTAGGGCAGACAGACAGCGAGTATGCTTTCTGCTGGCTGCTGCATCAACTGGCGCTGAAATACCCGCGCACGCCCAGTAACTGGCCTGCGGTGTTCCGTTATATCGCCTCGCTTGCCGGCCAACTGCGGCAGAAGGGGGTATTCAATATGCTGTTGTCGGACGGGCGCTTCGTTATGGCTTATTGTTCAACCAATCTTTACTGGATCACCCGGCGTGCGCCCTTTGGTAAAGCCACGTTGCTGGATCAGGATGTCGAGATTGATTTTCAGCGGCAAACCACGCCGGATGACGTGGTCACGGTCATTGCGACTCAACCGCTAACGGGCAATGAAACCTGGCACAAAATTGCGCCAGGCGAGTTTGGCTTATTTTACTACGGTGAGCGGCTTGCTTTGGGAGAGCGAGTTAGCGTCAAGCGTTGA
- the lpcA gene encoding D-sedoheptulose 7-phosphate isomerase, translated as MYHDLIRSELNEAADTLAKFLSDDANIDAIQCAAVLLADAFKAGGKVISCGNGGSHCDAMHFAEELTGRYRENRPGYPAIAISDVSHLSCVGNDFGYDYVFSRYVEAVGREGDVLLGISTSGNSGNIIKAIEAARAKGMKVITLTGKDGGKMAGSADVEIRVPHFGYADRIQEIHIKAIHILIQLIEKEMVKA; from the coding sequence ATGTACCATGATTTAATTCGCAGTGAACTGAATGAAGCGGCTGATACGTTGGCAAAATTCCTCAGTGATGATGCCAATATCGATGCCATCCAATGTGCGGCGGTTTTACTGGCCGATGCTTTTAAAGCGGGTGGTAAAGTGATTTCCTGCGGTAACGGGGGCTCTCACTGTGATGCCATGCATTTCGCAGAAGAATTAACCGGGCGTTATCGTGAAAATCGCCCTGGTTACCCAGCTATCGCGATCTCTGATGTTAGCCATCTTTCCTGCGTCGGTAACGATTTTGGCTACGACTATGTTTTCTCACGCTATGTAGAAGCGGTTGGCAGGGAAGGAGATGTGCTGTTAGGCATTTCGACTTCGGGTAATTCTGGCAATATTATCAAGGCCATTGAGGCGGCACGTGCCAAAGGGATGAAAGTGATCACTCTGACGGGCAAAGACGGTGGTAAAATGGCCGGTTCAGCCGATGTGGAAATCCGTGTTCCGCACTTTGGCTATGCTGATCGTATTCAGGAAATCCATATTAAGGCCATCCATATCTTGATTCAGCTAATTGAAAAAGAGATGGTCAAAGCCTGA